The proteins below are encoded in one region of Doryrhamphus excisus isolate RoL2022-K1 chromosome 4, RoL_Dexc_1.0, whole genome shotgun sequence:
- the LOC131128401 gene encoding cytochrome c oxidase subunit 6A, mitochondrial, with protein MAAFGRFTQSLVRSSLTQTRRQLSAAAEHGEHSTKTWKILTFVVALPGVGVCMLNTFLKEQQHSHEQPEFIPYSHLRIRSKRFPWGDGNKSLFHNPHVNALPDGYEGHDE; from the exons ATGGCTGCTTTCGGACGCTTCACACAATCGTTGGTGAGGTCTTCTCTGACCCAGACCCGCCGCCAGCTCTCTGCCGCTGCTGAGCACGGCGAGCACTCAA CCAAGACATGGAAGATACTTACCTTTGTGGTTGCCCTGCCTGGTGTTGGGGTGTGCATGTTGAACACCTTCCTGAAAGAGCAACAACACAGCCATGAACAACCAGAGTTCATCCCTTACTCACACCTCCGCATTCGCAGCAAG CGTTTTCCCTGGGGAGATGGCAACAAATCCCTCTTCCACAACCCCCACGtgaatgcccttcctgacggCTATGAGGGCCACGATGAGTAA
- the LOC131128399 gene encoding uncharacterized protein LOC131128399 isoform X2 translates to MAKGKNKPSGDRDRARKRQAISMETKVAIIRKLDRGEKVANVARSYNMNHSTIWTIYKNKDRIMEHIKSSVLMQSTVITKQRGKLMEEMEQLLSNWIEHQSQREAPLSLMLIQEKARSLLKDLKMKAGEDADDDTFAASSGWFHRFKKRANLQVSGSALTRLRFSSPPSPQDELLEGQESSQDRKHSVGNDEEASSTDDGPKPLLGEALPGGPHIEKVKSPNSSFMSVPCHPVLFLPMTKTEPDSFSGDETDVSDVQLERVRSSGFQAVAPSCVSPERGPEAEDLRALYCSYLRKEIENRDQEMAYRALKMKKLEKEIALLDKELM, encoded by the exons ATGGCTAAAGGCAAGAATAAACCCAGTGGTGACAGAGACAGAGCTCGGAAGCGGCAAGCAATCTCAATGGAAACGAAGGTTGCCATAATTAGGAAGTTGGACCGTGGTGAAAAGGTCGCGAATGTGGCTCGTTCGTACAACATGAATCATTCAACgatatggacaatttacaagaacaaGGACCGGATTATGGAGCATATTAAAAGTTCGGTGCTCATGCAGTCGACTGTTATTACCAAGCAAAGGGGGAAGCTGATGGAGGAGATGGAACAACTTCTGAGCAATTGGATTGAACACCAGAGTCAGAGAGAGGCACCGCTTAGCCTCATGCTAATACAGGAGAAGGCTAGAAGCCTGTTAAAAGACTTAAAGATGAAGGCAGGGGAAGACGCTGATGATGACACGTTTGCTGCGAGTTCTGGCTGGTTTCATCGCTTCAAGAAACGTGCCAATTTGCAAGTGTCAGGTTCTGCCCTCACCAGACTCCGATTCTCCTCCCCTCCATCACCTCAGG ATGAGCTGCTCGAAGGACAAGAGTCGTCTCAAGACCGAAAACACAGTGTTGGCAACGACGAGGAGGCTTCTAGTACAG ATGATGGTCCAAAACCACTGCTGGGGGAGGCCTTACCAGGAGGACCACATATTGAGAAAGTGAAAAGTCCTAACAGTTCATTTATGAGTG TGCCCTGCCACCCCGTCCTCTTCCTGCCCATGACCAAGACCGAACCAGATAGCTTCAGTGGTGATGAGACAGACGTTAGTGATGTTCAATTAGAAAGG GTGCGGAGTTCAGGTTTCCAGGCGGTGGCGCCCTCGTGTGTTTCACCTGAAAGAGGTCCTGAG GCTGAAGATTTAAGGGCACTTTACTGCTCCTACCTCAGGAAGGAGATCGAAAACCGCGATCAGGAAATGGCTTACCGAGCTCTCAAAATGAAGAAGTTAGAAAAGGAAATTGCACTATTAGATAAGGAGCTTATGTGA
- the LOC131128399 gene encoding uncharacterized protein LOC131128399 isoform X3: MAKGKNKPSGDRDRARKRQAISMETKVAIIRKLDRGEKVANVARSYNMNHSTIWTIYKNKDRIMEHIKSSVLMQSTVITKQRGKLMEEMEQLLSNWIEHQSQREAPLSLMLIQEKARSLLKDLKMKAGEDADDDTFAASSGWFHRFKKRANLQVSGSALTRLRFSSPPSPQDELLEGQESSQDRKHSVGNDEEASSTVPCHPVLFLPMTKTEPDSFSGDETDVSDVQLERKVRSSGFQAVAPSCVSPERGPEAEDLRALYCSYLRKEIENRDQEMAYRALKMKKLEKEIALLDKELM, translated from the exons ATGGCTAAAGGCAAGAATAAACCCAGTGGTGACAGAGACAGAGCTCGGAAGCGGCAAGCAATCTCAATGGAAACGAAGGTTGCCATAATTAGGAAGTTGGACCGTGGTGAAAAGGTCGCGAATGTGGCTCGTTCGTACAACATGAATCATTCAACgatatggacaatttacaagaacaaGGACCGGATTATGGAGCATATTAAAAGTTCGGTGCTCATGCAGTCGACTGTTATTACCAAGCAAAGGGGGAAGCTGATGGAGGAGATGGAACAACTTCTGAGCAATTGGATTGAACACCAGAGTCAGAGAGAGGCACCGCTTAGCCTCATGCTAATACAGGAGAAGGCTAGAAGCCTGTTAAAAGACTTAAAGATGAAGGCAGGGGAAGACGCTGATGATGACACGTTTGCTGCGAGTTCTGGCTGGTTTCATCGCTTCAAGAAACGTGCCAATTTGCAAGTGTCAGGTTCTGCCCTCACCAGACTCCGATTCTCCTCCCCTCCATCACCTCAGG ATGAGCTGCTCGAAGGACAAGAGTCGTCTCAAGACCGAAAACACAGTGTTGGCAACGACGAGGAGGCTTCTAGTACAG TGCCCTGCCACCCCGTCCTCTTCCTGCCCATGACCAAGACCGAACCAGATAGCTTCAGTGGTGATGAGACAGACGTTAGTGATGTTCAATTAGAAAGG AAGGTGCGGAGTTCAGGTTTCCAGGCGGTGGCGCCCTCGTGTGTTTCACCTGAAAGAGGTCCTGAG GCTGAAGATTTAAGGGCACTTTACTGCTCCTACCTCAGGAAGGAGATCGAAAACCGCGATCAGGAAATGGCTTACCGAGCTCTCAAAATGAAGAAGTTAGAAAAGGAAATTGCACTATTAGATAAGGAGCTTATGTGA
- the LOC131128399 gene encoding uncharacterized protein LOC131128399 isoform X1, which translates to MAKGKNKPSGDRDRARKRQAISMETKVAIIRKLDRGEKVANVARSYNMNHSTIWTIYKNKDRIMEHIKSSVLMQSTVITKQRGKLMEEMEQLLSNWIEHQSQREAPLSLMLIQEKARSLLKDLKMKAGEDADDDTFAASSGWFHRFKKRANLQVSGSALTRLRFSSPPSPQDELLEGQESSQDRKHSVGNDEEASSTDDGPKPLLGEALPGGPHIEKVKSPNSSFMSVPCHPVLFLPMTKTEPDSFSGDETDVSDVQLERKVRSSGFQAVAPSCVSPERGPEAEDLRALYCSYLRKEIENRDQEMAYRALKMKKLEKEIALLDKELM; encoded by the exons ATGGCTAAAGGCAAGAATAAACCCAGTGGTGACAGAGACAGAGCTCGGAAGCGGCAAGCAATCTCAATGGAAACGAAGGTTGCCATAATTAGGAAGTTGGACCGTGGTGAAAAGGTCGCGAATGTGGCTCGTTCGTACAACATGAATCATTCAACgatatggacaatttacaagaacaaGGACCGGATTATGGAGCATATTAAAAGTTCGGTGCTCATGCAGTCGACTGTTATTACCAAGCAAAGGGGGAAGCTGATGGAGGAGATGGAACAACTTCTGAGCAATTGGATTGAACACCAGAGTCAGAGAGAGGCACCGCTTAGCCTCATGCTAATACAGGAGAAGGCTAGAAGCCTGTTAAAAGACTTAAAGATGAAGGCAGGGGAAGACGCTGATGATGACACGTTTGCTGCGAGTTCTGGCTGGTTTCATCGCTTCAAGAAACGTGCCAATTTGCAAGTGTCAGGTTCTGCCCTCACCAGACTCCGATTCTCCTCCCCTCCATCACCTCAGG ATGAGCTGCTCGAAGGACAAGAGTCGTCTCAAGACCGAAAACACAGTGTTGGCAACGACGAGGAGGCTTCTAGTACAG ATGATGGTCCAAAACCACTGCTGGGGGAGGCCTTACCAGGAGGACCACATATTGAGAAAGTGAAAAGTCCTAACAGTTCATTTATGAGTG TGCCCTGCCACCCCGTCCTCTTCCTGCCCATGACCAAGACCGAACCAGATAGCTTCAGTGGTGATGAGACAGACGTTAGTGATGTTCAATTAGAAAGG AAGGTGCGGAGTTCAGGTTTCCAGGCGGTGGCGCCCTCGTGTGTTTCACCTGAAAGAGGTCCTGAG GCTGAAGATTTAAGGGCACTTTACTGCTCCTACCTCAGGAAGGAGATCGAAAACCGCGATCAGGAAATGGCTTACCGAGCTCTCAAAATGAAGAAGTTAGAAAAGGAAATTGCACTATTAGATAAGGAGCTTATGTGA